In one window of Duganella dendranthematis DNA:
- the kdsA gene encoding 3-deoxy-8-phosphooctulonate synthase, with protein sequence MKLCGFDVGLDKPFFLISGNCVVESRQMAFDTAGTLKDITTELGIPFIFKASFDKANRSSGKSYRGPGREQGLEILAAVKRELGVPVLTDVHSIEDIEVASKVVDVLQTPAFLCRQTDFIVACAQSGLPVNIKKGQFLAPHDMKNVIDKARAAAKEAGLPDDNFMACERGASFGYNNLVSDMRSLAIMRETGAPVVFDATHSVQLPGGNGTSSGGMREMVPVLSRAAVAVGVDGLFMETHPNPAEALSDGPNAVPLGRMKDLLSVLIELDRATKKAGFLENSFN encoded by the coding sequence ATGAAACTGTGCGGATTTGACGTCGGCCTGGACAAGCCGTTCTTCCTGATTTCCGGCAACTGCGTGGTGGAGTCGCGCCAGATGGCGTTCGATACCGCCGGCACGCTGAAGGACATCACCACCGAACTGGGCATTCCATTCATCTTCAAGGCCTCGTTCGACAAGGCCAACCGCTCGTCGGGCAAATCCTACCGCGGCCCGGGCCGCGAGCAGGGCCTGGAGATCCTGGCCGCCGTCAAACGCGAACTGGGCGTGCCGGTGCTGACCGACGTCCACTCGATCGAAGACATCGAAGTGGCCTCGAAAGTGGTGGACGTGCTGCAGACCCCGGCCTTCCTGTGCCGCCAGACCGACTTCATCGTCGCCTGCGCGCAGTCCGGCCTGCCGGTCAACATCAAGAAGGGCCAGTTCCTGGCCCCGCACGACATGAAGAACGTGATCGATAAGGCGCGCGCTGCCGCCAAGGAAGCCGGTCTGCCTGACGACAACTTCATGGCCTGCGAACGCGGCGCCTCGTTCGGCTACAACAACTTGGTGTCCGACATGCGCTCGCTGGCGATCATGCGCGAAACCGGCGCGCCGGTCGTGTTCGATGCGACCCACTCGGTGCAACTGCCGGGCGGCAACGGCACGTCCTCGGGCGGCATGCGCGAGATGGTGCCGGTGCTGTCGCGTGCGGCCGTGGCCGTGGGCGTCGATGGCCTGTTCATGGAAACCCATCCCAACCCTGCAGAAGCCCTGTCGGACGGCCCCAACGCCGTGCCGCTGGGCCGCATGAAGGACCTGCTGTCCGTTCTGATCGAACTGGACCGCGCTACCAAAAAAGCTGGCTTCCTGGAGAACAGCTTCAACTAA